AGGCGGGCGGAAAAACCTTTTTCAATCTCAAATCTTGCTCCGGCCGCCGTTGTGACGGTAGGCCAGGACGCGCACTTTCTCGATCGTCACCATCCCCTCCTCGATCATCCCATCCAGCTCGGGCAGGAAATCCTCGATCTTCTCGGTGCTGTCCACAATCTCCACCACGATGGGCAGGTCCTCGGACAGGCGCAGGACTTTGGCCGTGTGCATGCGGCTGTCCGCGCCGAATCCCATCTGGCCCTTGAGCACCGTGGCCCCGGCCAGGCCCCAGACCCGCGCGATCTCGACAATGGCCTGGTAGAGCGGCTTGCCGTGCCAGCGGTCGCTCTCGCCGATGAAGACGCGCAGCAGCTCGGCCTCCTGCGGTGAATTCATTTTGATGCCTCCCCGTTCAGAACAGCCGTCCCAGGGCGAACCCCAGGAACATCAGGGCCACCCCGGCCGCGTTCTGGGCCAGAATGTTGAAAACCGCAGTGGCCCACTGCGCCTCGGCC
This region of bacterium genomic DNA includes:
- a CDS encoding DUF190 domain-containing protein, which translates into the protein MNSPQEAELLRVFIGESDRWHGKPLYQAIVEIARVWGLAGATVLKGQMGFGADSRMHTAKVLRLSEDLPIVVEIVDSTEKIEDFLPELDGMIEEGMVTIEKVRVLAYRHNGGRSKI